DNA sequence from the Canis aureus isolate CA01 chromosome 12, VMU_Caureus_v.1.0, whole genome shotgun sequence genome:
gtgactatcataaataaaaattaaaaaaaaaaatcaaatggttaGTGCTGTGCAAGATTAGAAGTTTCTTAAATTAGAAagaccattatttaaaaaatttttttttaatttaaaattttagttagggacacctgggtggctcagtggttgagcgtctgccttcagctcagggcatgatcgacatggggctccttgtggggagattgcttctccctctacctatgtctttgcctctctctctcatgaataaataaaatatataaataataaaaatttaattaatatacagtgcaatattggtatcagagaattcagtgattcatcacttgcatacaacacccagtgctcatcacaagtgcatctttttttttttttttaagattttatttatttattcatgagagacacagagagagagagaggcagagggagaagcaggctccacccagggagcccgatgtgggactcgatcccaggaccccaggatcactccctgggccaaaggcaggctccaaaccactgagccacccagggatcccacaagtgCATCTTTAATACCCATctcccatctagcccatcccccacccacttccctccatcaatcctcaatttgttctctatcattaagaggctccatggtaaaaaaaaaaaaaaaaaaaaaaaaaggctccatggtttgtttccctctctccttttatctgttttctttcttaaattccacatgagtaaaatcatatggtatttgtctttctctggcttattttgcttagcaataATACATTGCAGCTCCATCCaagtcattacaaatggcaagatttcatttttgatggctaagtaatattccattgtatatacatacacataccacatcttctttatccattcatcagttgatgggcatatgggctctctccatagtttggttatatgcagctataaacatcagagtgcatatGCCCCTTTGAATACCTAGAATTGCcagattatagggtagttctatttttagtttttaaggcACCTCCATACTATTCTCCAGGGTGGCTGCACTGGTTTAGAGAGACCATTTCTTACTCATTACAATCACAGGATATTTTCTCCATCCTCTCTGCCACATATTATAAATGCCCATCGTTCTAGGTCTtgcccaaatacataaaattatgtatatggGAGCCTTATCTCCTTATTAAACTGTAATATTTTGGGGAACAAGAACCTTGCTCACTTTTCCAGCTTATGTCCCTCAAACACCTGGCTCTtgaattttagctattttgacagATCTTTTTAACAAAAAGGGGCTGCTTCCATTAATGTTAACTCACATAGCAGGATCCCTGTCCTCAAGAGGTTTTACCCCTAGCGTCAAGAGTGCCTCATACTCAATACAAAAATAGAAGGTTAGAAGAGATGCTATCAGGCTAAGGCTTGCATGTAAGTATCCAGACTGTGAAGTAGAGAAGGGGGATGAGAGAAAGCCAGTCCGGAGGCGGGAATAACATTTACCAGGGGCAGAACAATTTGTTTAAACAATTTACACATAAATGACCCATAGGGCAGCTCTTGCAAAGTCCTCATTTCCAAACATTGTTGGACTGAGAACATAGGTTGTGCAAAATAACTGCAGGTCTCCAACCGTGCCCTCTTAAGTACCCTTATCGTCTAGGCTGTTACTTCCCCATCCCCTTTCTTCTATCTCTGAGTAATTCATTGGGTTGACTTTGGTACCGGAAAAAAAAGGCCTCTGCCACAAAAGCAACAGCAGAGGCTCGCAAACCAGGGATCTGGGAGGCAGCGAGACAGCCAGGAGCACGCGCGCTCCGGCATAGACGACGAGCGGAAGCCCACCAGCCCAAGCGCCCGAGCCGCCCTTACGTAACCGACCGCGCTCCCCTCGAGCGCCGgaaggccccgccccgccctgaaGCCCCGCCTCTACCTCTACCGGCCGGTGAGGTGCCGTGCGCAACCCTCCGGAAGCTTCCGCCCCTCTCCCCTTTTATGGGACTAcggttttgttttcttgtttttttttaaagacttgctGACGCCACCGGGTAGGACTGGCCCTAAAACCATGATATAGAAGCTCCTCTCACAGTCCTTACTTCCGCTTCCTTCAACTGAGGAGTCGGGGCCATCCCCATTTTTCTCACtcaggaggcggcggcggcggcggcggcggcaggagctTGCGATGTTCGGCCTCAAGAGAAACGCAGTAATCGGACTCAACCTCTACTGTgggggggccgggctgggggccgGCAGCGGCGGCGCCTCCTCTTCGGGAGGGCGGCTTTTGGCTTCGGGGAAGGAGGCCACGACCAGacgggagggagggggaggggaagccgGTGCGGTGATTGGCGGAAGCGCCGGCGCAAGTCCCCCGACCACTCTGGCGCCGGACGCCCGGAGGGTCGCGCGGCCCTCACCCATTGGCGCTGAGGGCCCCAACGTCAGCGCGACCCCCCCGAGGCTGCTGCTGCTCGCGCCCCCCTGCCGCGCGTCGCCGCCTGAAGAGATGGAAGGCCCGGCCGCCGACGCCATCATGTCGCCCGAAGAGGAGCTAGACGGGTACGAGCCGGAACCTTTGGGGAAGCGGCCGGCGGTCCTGCCTTTGCTGGAGTTGGTGGGGGAGGCCAGCAGTGGCCCCGGCATGGACGGCTCGCTACCCTCGACGCCACCCCcggcggaggaggaggaagatgagttGTACCGGCAGTCCCTGGAGATTATCTCTCGGTACCTTCGGGAACAGGCCACAGGCGCCAAGGACGCGAAACCACTGGGCGGGTCTCGGGCGGCCAGCCGGAAGGCGTTAGAGACCCTCCGGCGAGTGGGGGACGGGGTACAGCGCAACCACGAGACAGCCTTCCAAGGTAAGCGGTGAGTGGCGGCGGCTGCGCTGCCTTGCTTCACCTGCCCCGGACTCACCCAGCAGAGGTGGGTGGTAACCGAAAACAAGTCCGTGTTGAAACGACTTCGCAATCTATTTCTGAAACCAGAATTTTCTGGCCATTAGTCATTGTTTCCGCCCATCTTAATTCTTTTGGAAATGGCAGCTCTGTTGAAAGCCCGGAAAGGGTGGGATGTCAGTTTTCAACCGGGGTCGTCCTGAGTTGTATAGACCCCAGAGAGCGATTTCCCCCGCCGTGGGTGGGCAGACAAGTCATGTCCTGGTTTAGACAAAGGAGGTCGTGAGAACCTGCGTGCTTTTCTTCCTCTCAGGCATGCTTCGGAAACTGGACATCAAAAACGAAGACGATGTCAAATCGTTGTCTCGAGTGATTGTCCATGTTTTCAGTGACGGAGTAACAAACTGGGGCAGGATTGTGACTCTTATTTCCTTTGGTGCCTTTGTGGCCAAACACTTGAAGAGTATAAACCAAGAAAGCTGCATCGAACCATTAGCAGAAAGCATCACAGATGTTCTCGTAAGGACGAAACGAGACTGGCTAGTCAAACAAAGAGGCTGGGTAAGTTTGTTTTAAGGTCGAAAGGGGGTCTTCGAGTGGAAATGGAATGAAGGATTATATAGGGAAAGTCTGGGGTTATTTAACTCTTTCTATGATTCACAACTCGGGTTTCAGGCACTAACTTAGGACCTGTTTGCCTAAAGTTGATATAAGTAGTGGGTTCACAGAGATAGTGTGGTATGATAGTCTTGAATTGTTGCATCAAAAAATCCCAGTTTTACTGGTTGTTGAGTCTTTTGCTTTTGGTATTGTAATTCAGCTGGATGCTTCATTGGattcaaattatgaaaaaataagaatcactTGAGGATGTTAGTAAATTACATTTCTGAGAGAtgtgccacccctcccccccttaATTGAATGTCTTTTGTAGCCTGGGGTAAATAATTGGTTCATTATGTTTGGGAAGAACCTTAGTTGTTTtaattcatcttttctttatGGATAGTGTTTTTAAGTCATTGGAAACCCATACTTGaaaatgtgcttttcttttttgttttctaggaTGGGTTTGTGGAGTTCTTCCATGTAGAGGACCTAGAAGGTGGCATCAGAAATGTGCTGCTGGCTTTTGCAGGTGTTGCTGGAGTAGGAGCTGGTTTGGCATATCTAATAAGATAGCCTTTTAAGTGCAATAATTAACTTTTAAACAACCCCAGGCACCAAAACCACATATGACTGCTGTGAAATCAAATGTATTTATGAAGTTGGACTTTGAGCTGTCCAGGCTGTAACCTCGGAGAGTTCTACTCTAGCAACGTAGAAAAGCAAGTGGCAAGAGGATTATGGCTAACAGGAATAAATACATGGGAGAAGTAGTCCCCCTTGAAGAGTCACTGTCTAAAAGAAGCAGAGCTCAGTTTCAGCAACAGGCAAACTTGGGGAGGCCATGGAGGAGGACTTTTAGATTTAGTAAAGTTGGTAGGGTTGAAGAGACTTAATTTTCTTGTCTAGAACAGGAGAGTGGCCAGTAGCCAGGCTAGTCATAGAGTCCATTAAATATGTCCACTGAATTCATTAACTTCCCATATAGTGTTAAAAGAGAAGCACTAACAATGGCATTGATCTGTATGAAATGGATTTAAGCTACAGGTGATAGAACTATGACTAGAAGCCGCAGTACTGTACAACAGTGTGAAGGAAAGCTTTTTCTCTGTAATTAGCTTTCCCAAGTAT
Encoded proteins:
- the MCL1 gene encoding induced myeloid leukemia cell differentiation protein Mcl-1 isoform X2 — protein: MFGLKRNAVIGLNLYCGGAGLGAGSGGASSSGGRLLASGKEATTRREGGGGEAGAVIGGSAGASPPTTLAPDARRVARPSPIGAEGPNVSATPPRLLLLAPPCRASPPEEMEGPAADAIMSPEEELDGYEPEPLGKRPAVLPLLELVGEASSGPGMDGSLPSTPPPAEEEEDELYRQSLEIISRYLREQATGAKDAKPLGGSRAASRKALETLRRVGDGVQRNHETAFQGWVCGVLPCRGPRRWHQKCAAGFCRCCWSRSWFGISNKIAF
- the MCL1 gene encoding induced myeloid leukemia cell differentiation protein Mcl-1 isoform X1, with product MFGLKRNAVIGLNLYCGGAGLGAGSGGASSSGGRLLASGKEATTRREGGGGEAGAVIGGSAGASPPTTLAPDARRVARPSPIGAEGPNVSATPPRLLLLAPPCRASPPEEMEGPAADAIMSPEEELDGYEPEPLGKRPAVLPLLELVGEASSGPGMDGSLPSTPPPAEEEEDELYRQSLEIISRYLREQATGAKDAKPLGGSRAASRKALETLRRVGDGVQRNHETAFQGMLRKLDIKNEDDVKSLSRVIVHVFSDGVTNWGRIVTLISFGAFVAKHLKSINQESCIEPLAESITDVLVRTKRDWLVKQRGWDGFVEFFHVEDLEGGIRNVLLAFAGVAGVGAGLAYLIR